In the genome of Dasypus novemcinctus isolate mDasNov1 chromosome 30, mDasNov1.1.hap2, whole genome shotgun sequence, one region contains:
- the LYL1 gene encoding protein lyl-1: MCPPQAQAEVGPTMTEKADLVRAPSPAPEPASPGPPQEEEGVRQGSSAPWLPPGVPVISLGHTRPPGATVPTTELTTLRRPLLQLPPPLALHYHPHPFLNSLYVGPPGPFSLFASSRLKRRPSHCELDLADGHQPQKVARRVFTNSRERWRQQNVNGAFAELRKLLPTHPPDRKLSKNEVLRLAMKYIGFLVRLLRDQAAALAAGPAAPPGPRRRPAPRGGPGRSRAEARALDGPDGSNPGAPARPIKTERGLPEAAAVSPEVR, encoded by the exons ATGTGCCCACCGCAGGCCCAGGCAGAGGTGGGCCCCACCATGACAGAGAAGGCAGACTTGGTGCGTGCCCCCAGCCCGGCACCGGAGCCCGCCTCGCCCGGGCCCCctcaggaggaggagggggtccGCCAGGGGTCCTCGGCCCCCTGGCTGCCCCCCGGTGTTCCAGTCATTAGCCTGGGCCACACCCGGCCCCCCGGGGCCACCGTCCCCACCACGGAGCTGACCACCCTGCGGCGCCCCCTGCTGCAACTCCCACCCCCGCTAGCCCTGcactaccacccccaccccttcctcaACAG CCTCTACGTCGGGCCGCCTGGACCTTTCAGCCTCTTCGCCAGCAGCCGGCTGAAGCGGAGGCCGAGCCACTGCGAGCTGGACCTGGCGGACG GGCACCAGCCCCAGAAGGTGGCTCGGCGCGTGTTCACCAACAGCCGCGAGCGCTGGCGACAGCAGAACGTCAACGGCGCCTTCGCGGAGCTCAGGAAGCTGCTGCCCACGCACCCTCCCGACCGGAAGCTGAGCAAGAACGAGGTGCTCCGCCTCGCCATGAAGTACATCGGCTTCCTGGTGCGCCTGCTGCGCGACCAGGCCGCCGCGCTGGCCGCGGGTCCCGCCgccccgcccgggccccgccGACGGCCGGCGCCCCGCGGCGGCCCCGGGCGCAGCAGGGCCGAGGCGCGGGCCCTCGACGGCCCCGACGGCAGCAACCCGGGCGCGCCGGCCCGGCCCATCAAGACCGAGCGGGGGCTGCCGGAGGCGGCGGCCGTGAGCCCGGAGGTGCGGTGA
- the TRMT1 gene encoding tRNA (guanine(26)-N(2))-dimethyltransferase isoform X1 translates to MSRTSIFLWLSPTLRSARSLCRSRFVEGQRQAPQNPAAMENGPPEAPETTITEGAAKIAFPSANEVFYNPVQEFNRDLTCAVITEFARIQLGAKGIQIKVPGEKDVQKVVVDLSEQEEDKAELKEGENLAPGNQPRTAAVGEICEEGLRVLEGLAASGLRSIRFAREVPGLRSVVANDASAQAVDLMRRNVQLNDVAHLVQPSQADARMLMYQHQKVAERFDVIDLDPYGSPAPFLDAAVQAVSEGGLLCVTCTDMAVLAGNSGETCYSKYGAMAVKSRACHEMALRIVLHSLDLHANCYQRFVVPLLSVSADFYVRVFARVFTSQAKVKASASKQALVFQCVGCGTFHLQRLGKASGAPGGRVKFSAACGPPVAPACEHCGQRHQLGGPVWAEPLHDLDFVGRVLEAVSAHPSRFRTAERIRGVLSVVTEELPDVPLYYTLDQLSATIHCSTPSLLQLRSALLHAGFRVSLSHACKNAVKTDAPAAALWDIMRCWEKECPVKRERLSQSSPAFRILSVEPRLQANFSIREDANPSSRQRRLKRFQANPEANWGPRPRARPGGKAVGEAVEERRRMFQNKRKEPAGDPAQRAAHLKTFPCKRFKEGTCPRGDQCCYSHSPPAPGATADATPAECPEPVIHNLPGPEADPAPGVS, encoded by the exons ATGTCCCGCACGAGCATCTTTCtgtggctaagccccaccctccgCTCGGCTCGCAGTCTCTGTAGATCCCGGTTTGTGGAGGGACAGCGGCAAGCGCCGCAGAACCCGGCAGCGATGGAGAACGGCCCACCCGAGGCCCCGGAGACGACCATCACCGAAGGGGCCGCCAAGATCGCCTTCCCCAGCGCCAACGAGGTCTTCTACAATCCGGTGCAGGAGTTCAATCGGGACCTGAC ATGTGCTGTGATCACCGAGTTTGCACGCATTCAGCTTGGGGCCAAAGGAATCCAAA TCAAGGTGCCAGGTGAGAAGGACGTGCAAAAGGTGGTCGTGGACTTGTCGGAGCAAGAGGAGGACAAGGCTGAGCTGAAGGAGGGCGAAAACCTAGCCCCAGGAAACCAACCTCGTACAGCCGCTGTAGGGGAGATCTGTGAG GAGGGCCTGCGGGTGCTGGAGGGCCTGGCAGCCTCCGGCCTGCGTTCCATCCGCTTTGCCCGGGAGGTGCCTGGGCTCCGATCGGTGGTTGCCAACGATGCCTCCGCCCAGGCCGTGGATCTCATGCGCCGCAACGTGCAGCTCAACGACGTGGCGCACCTCGTACAGCCCAGCCAGGCAGATGCCCG TATGCTGATGTACCAGCACCAAAAGGTGGCAGAGCGCTTTGACGTCATCGATCTGGACCCCTACGGCAGCCCCGCCCCCTTCCTGGACGCGGCGGTGCAGGCCGTGAGCGAAGGAG ggctgctgtgcGTGACCTGCACGGACATGGCAGTGCTGGCAGGGAACAGCGGGGAGACGTGCTACAGCAAGTACGGAGCTATGGCCGTCAAGAGCCGGGCCTGTCACGAGATG GCGCTGAGGATCGTCCTGCACAGCCTGGACCTCCACGCCAACTGCTACCAGCGCTTCGTGGTGCCGCTGCTCAGCGTCAGCGCCGACTTCTACGTGCGGGTGTTCGCCCGCGTGTTCACCAGCCAGGCCAAGGTCAAGGCCTCAGCCAG caaGCAGGCCCTGGTGTTCCAGTGCGTCGGCTGCGGCACCTTCCACCTCCAGCGCCTCGGCAAAGCGTCAGGAGCCCCCGGGGGCCG GGTCAAGTTCTCTGCTGCCTGCGGCCCCCCCGTGGCTCCCGCGTGCGAGCACTGCGGGCAGCGGCACCAG CTCGGGGGTCCCGTGTGGGCCGAGCCCCTGCACGACCTGGACTTCGTGGGCCGCGTCCTGGAGGCCGTGAGCGCCCACCCCAGCCGCTTCCGCACGGCCGAGCGCATCCGCGGGGTCCTGAGCGTGGTCACCGAG GAGCTGCCCGACGTGCCCCTGTACTACACGCTGGACCAGCTCAGCGCCACCATCCACTGCAGCACCCCCAGCCTCCTGCAGCTGCG CTCGGCCCTCCTGCACGCCGGCTTCCGGGTCTCCCTCTCCCACGCCTGCAAGAACGCCGTGAAGACGGACGCCCCCGCCGCGGCCCTCTGGGACATCATGCGCTGCTGG GAGAAGGAGTGCCCGGTGAAACGGGAGCGGCTGTCCCAGAGCAGCCCGGCCTTTCGCATCCTCAGCGTGGAGCCCAG gCTACAGGCCAACTTCTCCATCCGGGAAGACGCCAACCCCAGCTCCCGCCAGCGCAGGCTCAAGCGCTTCCAGGCCAACCCCGAAGCCAACTGgggcccccggccccgcgcccggcCGGG GGGCAAGGCGGTGGGCGAAGCTGTGGAGGAGAGGCGCAGGATGTTCCAGAATAAGAGGAAGGAGCCGGCTGGGGACCCCGCCCAACGGGCGGCCCATCTCAAGACGTTTCCCTGCAAGAGGTTCAAGGAG GGCACCTGTCCCCGGGGGGACCAGTGCTGCTACTCCCACAGCCCCCCGGCGCCCGGGGCCACCGCCGATGCCACCCCCGCTGAGTGCCCAGAGCCTGTCATCCACAATCTCCCTGGGCCCGAGGCTGATCCAGCTCCAGGCGTATCCTGA
- the TRMT1 gene encoding tRNA (guanine(26)-N(2))-dimethyltransferase isoform X2, with translation MENGPPEAPETTITEGAAKIAFPSANEVFYNPVQEFNRDLTCAVITEFARIQLGAKGIQIKVPGEKDVQKVVVDLSEQEEDKAELKEGENLAPGNQPRTAAVGEICEEGLRVLEGLAASGLRSIRFAREVPGLRSVVANDASAQAVDLMRRNVQLNDVAHLVQPSQADARMLMYQHQKVAERFDVIDLDPYGSPAPFLDAAVQAVSEGGLLCVTCTDMAVLAGNSGETCYSKYGAMAVKSRACHEMALRIVLHSLDLHANCYQRFVVPLLSVSADFYVRVFARVFTSQAKVKASASKQALVFQCVGCGTFHLQRLGKASGAPGGRVKFSAACGPPVAPACEHCGQRHQLGGPVWAEPLHDLDFVGRVLEAVSAHPSRFRTAERIRGVLSVVTEELPDVPLYYTLDQLSATIHCSTPSLLQLRSALLHAGFRVSLSHACKNAVKTDAPAAALWDIMRCWEKECPVKRERLSQSSPAFRILSVEPRLQANFSIREDANPSSRQRRLKRFQANPEANWGPRPRARPGGKAVGEAVEERRRMFQNKRKEPAGDPAQRAAHLKTFPCKRFKEGTCPRGDQCCYSHSPPAPGATADATPAECPEPVIHNLPGPEADPAPGVS, from the exons ATGGAGAACGGCCCACCCGAGGCCCCGGAGACGACCATCACCGAAGGGGCCGCCAAGATCGCCTTCCCCAGCGCCAACGAGGTCTTCTACAATCCGGTGCAGGAGTTCAATCGGGACCTGAC ATGTGCTGTGATCACCGAGTTTGCACGCATTCAGCTTGGGGCCAAAGGAATCCAAA TCAAGGTGCCAGGTGAGAAGGACGTGCAAAAGGTGGTCGTGGACTTGTCGGAGCAAGAGGAGGACAAGGCTGAGCTGAAGGAGGGCGAAAACCTAGCCCCAGGAAACCAACCTCGTACAGCCGCTGTAGGGGAGATCTGTGAG GAGGGCCTGCGGGTGCTGGAGGGCCTGGCAGCCTCCGGCCTGCGTTCCATCCGCTTTGCCCGGGAGGTGCCTGGGCTCCGATCGGTGGTTGCCAACGATGCCTCCGCCCAGGCCGTGGATCTCATGCGCCGCAACGTGCAGCTCAACGACGTGGCGCACCTCGTACAGCCCAGCCAGGCAGATGCCCG TATGCTGATGTACCAGCACCAAAAGGTGGCAGAGCGCTTTGACGTCATCGATCTGGACCCCTACGGCAGCCCCGCCCCCTTCCTGGACGCGGCGGTGCAGGCCGTGAGCGAAGGAG ggctgctgtgcGTGACCTGCACGGACATGGCAGTGCTGGCAGGGAACAGCGGGGAGACGTGCTACAGCAAGTACGGAGCTATGGCCGTCAAGAGCCGGGCCTGTCACGAGATG GCGCTGAGGATCGTCCTGCACAGCCTGGACCTCCACGCCAACTGCTACCAGCGCTTCGTGGTGCCGCTGCTCAGCGTCAGCGCCGACTTCTACGTGCGGGTGTTCGCCCGCGTGTTCACCAGCCAGGCCAAGGTCAAGGCCTCAGCCAG caaGCAGGCCCTGGTGTTCCAGTGCGTCGGCTGCGGCACCTTCCACCTCCAGCGCCTCGGCAAAGCGTCAGGAGCCCCCGGGGGCCG GGTCAAGTTCTCTGCTGCCTGCGGCCCCCCCGTGGCTCCCGCGTGCGAGCACTGCGGGCAGCGGCACCAG CTCGGGGGTCCCGTGTGGGCCGAGCCCCTGCACGACCTGGACTTCGTGGGCCGCGTCCTGGAGGCCGTGAGCGCCCACCCCAGCCGCTTCCGCACGGCCGAGCGCATCCGCGGGGTCCTGAGCGTGGTCACCGAG GAGCTGCCCGACGTGCCCCTGTACTACACGCTGGACCAGCTCAGCGCCACCATCCACTGCAGCACCCCCAGCCTCCTGCAGCTGCG CTCGGCCCTCCTGCACGCCGGCTTCCGGGTCTCCCTCTCCCACGCCTGCAAGAACGCCGTGAAGACGGACGCCCCCGCCGCGGCCCTCTGGGACATCATGCGCTGCTGG GAGAAGGAGTGCCCGGTGAAACGGGAGCGGCTGTCCCAGAGCAGCCCGGCCTTTCGCATCCTCAGCGTGGAGCCCAG gCTACAGGCCAACTTCTCCATCCGGGAAGACGCCAACCCCAGCTCCCGCCAGCGCAGGCTCAAGCGCTTCCAGGCCAACCCCGAAGCCAACTGgggcccccggccccgcgcccggcCGGG GGGCAAGGCGGTGGGCGAAGCTGTGGAGGAGAGGCGCAGGATGTTCCAGAATAAGAGGAAGGAGCCGGCTGGGGACCCCGCCCAACGGGCGGCCCATCTCAAGACGTTTCCCTGCAAGAGGTTCAAGGAG GGCACCTGTCCCCGGGGGGACCAGTGCTGCTACTCCCACAGCCCCCCGGCGCCCGGGGCCACCGCCGATGCCACCCCCGCTGAGTGCCCAGAGCCTGTCATCCACAATCTCCCTGGGCCCGAGGCTGATCCAGCTCCAGGCGTATCCTGA